One window from the genome of Fulvivirga lutea encodes:
- the tig gene encoding trigger factor — MDISLDKKSSTEAIIKVKLNETDYQPKVEEKVKDYAKKANIKGFRPGKVPTGLIKKMYGKSILVEEVNNTLSQSINNYVKENNIQLIGEPLPDQEKSKNIDWDTQKEFEFEYEIGMVDDFKYDISSKVKVKSYTIELDKKGLNETLDNVKKQFGEVTNPEVSEEGDDLFGTFQEVDGDLSNESLLKWDNINKKEQKKFKGLKSGDSVEIEIHKLVNDIHDLMSLLDIGHDKAHDIKGKFTFTVKNVNRTVPATLNQDLFDKVFGKDVVKSESEFTEKVKQTVEENYKRESNLLLNRDIRDTLIKSTKIEVPEKFLKKWLLVTNEGKVTEEDIEKEFDEYVRSLKWDLLRNKISEDNEIKVEHADVKDRAKGMILSQLGGPAAAEQLKDHLDSFADNYLQAENGQNYMKVYNELREDKIMDLVKEKISVSDKKVNLEEFKKAAEN; from the coding sequence TTGGACATCTCATTAGACAAAAAAAGTTCAACAGAAGCTATTATTAAAGTTAAGTTAAACGAAACTGATTATCAACCTAAGGTTGAGGAAAAAGTGAAAGATTATGCCAAGAAAGCCAACATTAAAGGCTTCAGACCGGGCAAAGTACCTACGGGTCTCATCAAAAAGATGTATGGCAAATCTATCTTAGTAGAAGAAGTAAATAATACTTTATCTCAGTCGATCAACAATTATGTAAAAGAGAACAATATCCAACTCATTGGTGAGCCTCTACCCGATCAGGAAAAATCTAAAAACATAGATTGGGACACTCAAAAGGAATTTGAGTTTGAATACGAGATTGGAATGGTTGATGACTTTAAATATGATATCTCATCTAAAGTGAAAGTTAAATCATACACCATAGAGCTTGATAAGAAAGGGCTGAATGAAACCCTTGACAATGTTAAGAAACAATTTGGTGAAGTCACCAACCCTGAAGTAAGTGAAGAAGGTGATGATCTCTTTGGAACGTTTCAAGAAGTTGATGGTGATTTATCCAATGAATCATTATTGAAATGGGATAACATTAATAAGAAAGAGCAGAAGAAATTCAAGGGGCTTAAGTCCGGAGATTCTGTTGAAATTGAAATCCATAAATTGGTAAATGACATCCATGATTTAATGAGCTTATTAGATATTGGTCATGATAAGGCTCACGATATAAAAGGAAAATTCACGTTTACTGTAAAAAATGTTAACAGAACGGTACCAGCAACATTGAATCAAGACTTGTTCGATAAGGTTTTTGGTAAAGATGTAGTAAAATCTGAAAGTGAGTTTACTGAAAAGGTAAAACAGACTGTTGAAGAAAATTATAAGAGAGAATCTAACCTTTTATTAAACAGAGATATAAGAGATACTTTAATTAAGAGTACCAAAATTGAAGTACCTGAAAAATTCTTAAAAAAATGGCTTCTTGTAACTAATGAAGGTAAAGTTACCGAGGAAGATATTGAGAAGGAGTTTGATGAATATGTTAGGTCATTGAAGTGGGACTTATTGCGAAACAAAATAAGTGAAGACAACGAAATTAAAGTTGAGCACGCTGATGTAAAAGACCGAGCAAAAGGGATGATTTTAAGTCAATTAGGTGGTCCTGCTGCTGCTGAGCAATTGAAGGATCATTTAGATTCATTTGCAGACAATTACCTTCAAGCTGAAAATGGACAGAACTATATGAAAGTTTACAATGAGCTTCGTGAAGACAAAATCATGGACTTAGTTAAAGAAAAAATATCGGTTAGCGATAAAAAGGTAAACTTGGAAGAGTTTAAAAAAGCAGCCGAAAACTAA
- a CDS encoding ClpP family protease — MINKEELRKFAVKGQGISGHAFDDYSSAIENMTQYVIEERPGNFRAIDVFTRLISDRIIFLGMGIDDQIANIITAQLLFLESSDPKKDIIMYINSPGGSVYAGLGIYDTMQYVNPDVATICTGLAASMGAVLLASGHDKKRSALPHARIMIHQPMSGMQGQASDMEISLKQTLEVKKDLYNILAKHSGQKYDKIEKDSDRDYWMRASEAKAYGLIDEVLEKK; from the coding sequence ATGATAAATAAAGAAGAACTTAGAAAATTTGCTGTTAAAGGTCAAGGTATAAGCGGTCATGCATTTGATGATTACTCAAGTGCTATCGAAAATATGACTCAATACGTTATTGAAGAACGACCTGGAAACTTCCGTGCTATAGATGTTTTTACCCGACTGATTTCTGACAGAATCATATTTCTAGGAATGGGAATTGATGATCAGATTGCGAACATTATTACGGCTCAGTTGCTCTTTTTAGAGTCTAGCGACCCGAAAAAAGATATTATTATGTATATCAACAGCCCAGGAGGCTCTGTATATGCCGGGTTGGGTATTTATGATACAATGCAATATGTGAATCCTGACGTTGCTACAATTTGTACTGGTCTTGCAGCTTCAATGGGTGCGGTACTTCTTGCTTCAGGGCATGATAAAAAACGATCTGCACTACCACATGCAAGAATCATGATTCACCAACCAATGAGTGGTATGCAGGGGCAGGCATCAGATATGGAGATATCGTTAAAGCAAACATTAGAAGTTAAAAAAGATCTTTATAACATACTAGCTAAACACAGCGGTCAGAAATACGATAAAATAGAGAAAGATTCTGATAGAGATTATTGGATGAGGGCAAGCGAGGCCAAAGCATATGGCTTGATCGATGAGGTATTAGAGAAAAAATAA